One Terriglobia bacterium DNA segment encodes these proteins:
- a CDS encoding enoyl-CoA hydratase/isomerase family protein: MLKRIHKAAVLGAGTMGARIAAHLANAGVPCTLLDIVPPDADGPARNKIVRAGLDAAIKSKPAAFFEPALAKLITIGNFDDDMKKLADADWIIEAVAENLDIKRALLKKVEAVRKPGTITTTNTSGLPVSKIAEGFSDDLRRHWFGTHFFNPPRYMRLLEIIPTPEADRAAIEAIAHFCDLRLGKGIVVAKDTPNFIANRIGTFSVLNVIRVMQEMDFSIEDVDALTGSVVGWPKSATFRTIDLVGLDILGSVVGNMTKNVRDERSELKLPDFFQHMLERKWLGDKTRQGFYKKQKSASGEERLGLDWKTLEYRPRQKARFPALDMAKNVEDTAERLRMLLGGDPKKDKAAAFYWRTLSDLWTYAANRIPEISDRVVEIDRAMKMGFNWEMGPFELWDAAGVAATVERMKKEGHPVAANVEKLLASGATSWYKDEPSTRSGRAYFDLASVSFKPVEVPEGVSTVTVVKKSNGVVKKNAGASLVDVGDGVGCLEFHSKMNALGGDIIQMVTQALKPGSELNANFDAFVITNDGQHFSVGANIMLLLMAVQEEEWDDIDLMVRSFQGMTQAIKFSPKPVVVAPFGMALGGGCEISLHAPVRMPHAELYMGLVEVGVGLLPGGGGCKEMTLRAVNSAQSIRPDARGESVEMMEAMKRAFETIAMAKVSTSANEARNLGFLSNGDEIVMNRDRVLSDAKARALEMARAGYKPPVMRTDIPAPGESILATLKLGVHLMRQGEFITEYEVKIGSKVAEVLCGGAVTPGTPVSEQYLLDLERETFKSLCGERNTQQRIQHTLKTGKPLRN; the protein is encoded by the coding sequence ATGCTGAAACGCATTCATAAAGCGGCCGTCCTCGGCGCCGGCACCATGGGCGCGCGCATCGCCGCCCACCTGGCCAACGCCGGCGTTCCCTGCACTCTGCTCGACATCGTTCCCCCGGATGCCGACGGCCCGGCGCGCAACAAGATCGTGCGTGCCGGCCTGGATGCCGCCATCAAGTCCAAGCCCGCGGCCTTCTTCGAGCCCGCGCTGGCCAAGCTGATCACCATCGGCAACTTCGACGACGATATGAAGAAGCTCGCCGACGCCGACTGGATCATCGAGGCGGTGGCCGAGAACCTCGACATCAAGCGCGCGTTGCTGAAAAAAGTGGAGGCGGTGCGCAAGCCCGGCACCATCACCACCACCAACACCAGCGGCCTGCCGGTGTCGAAGATCGCCGAGGGTTTCTCCGACGACCTCCGCCGCCACTGGTTCGGCACGCACTTCTTCAATCCGCCGCGCTATATGCGGCTGCTGGAGATCATCCCCACGCCCGAGGCCGACCGTGCCGCCATCGAAGCCATCGCGCACTTCTGCGACCTCCGCCTGGGCAAAGGGATCGTGGTCGCCAAGGACACGCCCAACTTCATCGCCAACCGCATCGGCACCTTCTCCGTGCTCAACGTCATTCGTGTGATGCAGGAGATGGATTTCTCCATCGAGGATGTGGACGCGCTCACGGGCAGCGTCGTGGGCTGGCCGAAATCCGCGACCTTCCGCACCATCGACCTTGTGGGCCTCGACATCCTGGGAAGCGTCGTCGGCAACATGACGAAGAACGTGCGCGACGAGCGCAGCGAACTCAAGCTCCCCGATTTTTTCCAGCACATGCTGGAGCGCAAGTGGCTGGGCGACAAGACCCGCCAGGGCTTCTACAAGAAGCAAAAGAGCGCCTCCGGCGAGGAACGCCTCGGACTCGATTGGAAGACGCTGGAGTATCGACCGCGGCAGAAGGCCAGGTTCCCTGCCCTCGACATGGCCAAAAACGTCGAGGACACCGCCGAGCGTCTCCGCATGCTGCTGGGCGGCGATCCGAAGAAGGACAAGGCCGCCGCGTTCTATTGGCGCACTCTTTCGGACCTGTGGACCTATGCGGCGAACCGCATCCCGGAGATCAGCGACCGCGTGGTCGAGATCGACCGCGCCATGAAGATGGGTTTCAACTGGGAAATGGGCCCGTTCGAGCTGTGGGACGCCGCCGGCGTCGCCGCCACGGTCGAGCGCATGAAGAAGGAAGGCCACCCGGTCGCGGCCAACGTCGAGAAGTTGCTCGCCTCCGGCGCAACCTCCTGGTACAAGGACGAGCCCTCGACGCGTTCCGGCCGCGCCTATTTCGACCTCGCCAGCGTTTCGTTCAAGCCGGTAGAAGTGCCCGAGGGCGTCAGCACCGTAACGGTGGTCAAGAAATCGAATGGCGTGGTGAAGAAGAACGCGGGCGCTTCCCTGGTGGACGTCGGCGACGGCGTCGGCTGCCTCGAGTTCCACTCCAAAATGAACGCGCTCGGCGGCGACATCATCCAGATGGTCACCCAGGCACTCAAGCCCGGCTCCGAGCTGAATGCGAACTTCGACGCTTTTGTCATCACCAACGACGGGCAGCACTTTTCCGTCGGCGCGAACATCATGCTCTTGCTGATGGCGGTGCAGGAAGAAGAATGGGACGACATCGACCTGATGGTCCGCTCCTTCCAGGGGATGACCCAGGCCATCAAGTTCTCGCCCAAGCCGGTGGTGGTGGCGCCTTTCGGGATGGCGCTGGGCGGCGGCTGCGAGATCTCGCTGCACGCGCCCGTGCGTATGCCGCACGCCGAGCTTTACATGGGCCTGGTCGAGGTTGGCGTCGGCCTGCTGCCCGGCGGCGGCGGCTGCAAGGAGATGACCCTGCGCGCGGTGAACAGCGCGCAGTCAATCCGCCCCGACGCGCGCGGTGAGTCGGTCGAGATGATGGAGGCCATGAAGCGCGCCTTCGAGACCATCGCCATGGCAAAGGTCTCGACCTCGGCCAATGAGGCCCGCAACCTCGGCTTCCTCTCGAACGGCGACGAGATCGTGATGAACCGCGACCGCGTGCTCTCCGACGCCAAGGCCCGCGCGCTGGAGATGGCCCGCGCCGGATACAAGCCGCCGGTCATGCGGACCGACATTCCCGCTCCCGGCGAGAGCATTCTGGCGACGCTCAAGCTCGGCGTACATCTAATGCGGCAGGGCGAGTTCATCACCGAGTACGAAGTGAAGATCGGCAGCAAGGTGGCCGAGGTGCTCTGCGGCGGCGCTGTGACCCCCGGCACCCCGGTGAGCGAGCAGTACCTGCTGGACCTGGAGCGCGAGACGTTCAAATCGCTGTGCGGCGAGCGCAACACGCAACAGCGCATCCAGCACACGCTGAAGACCGGCAAGCCGCTGAGAAATTGA
- a CDS encoding acetyl-CoA C-acyltransferase — MREVVIASSVRTPIGKAYKGTLRATRPDDLAAVAIKGALGRVPQLDPREIEDVILGCAMPEAEQGMNVARIASLRAGLPVEVSAMTVNRFCSSGLQAIAMAAERIMAGGAEVIVAGGVESMTMIPMGGHKVSCNPWLVENYPDSYLSMGLTTERLAKRFGITREQADEFSYHSHQKALAAIAAGKFDEETVPVPVSFTTPNGSKPKRHDIIFKIDEGPRADTTLEALAHLKPAFHVKGMVTAGNSSQMSDGAAAAVVMSAEKAKALGIKPLARYVAFATAGYKPEEMGIGPVFAIPKALKMAGLKLSDIDVIELNEAFAAQSLAVIKEAELPMDKLNPNGGAVALGHPLGCTGAKLTATIIRELKRRNGRYGIVTMCVGGGMGAAGIFENIQ; from the coding sequence ATGCGAGAAGTAGTGATTGCAAGTTCGGTGAGGACTCCGATCGGCAAGGCCTACAAAGGCACACTTCGCGCCACGCGCCCCGACGACCTGGCCGCGGTGGCCATCAAGGGCGCGCTCGGACGCGTCCCGCAGCTCGACCCCCGCGAGATCGAAGACGTCATCCTCGGCTGCGCCATGCCCGAGGCCGAACAGGGCATGAACGTCGCCCGCATCGCGTCCTTGCGCGCCGGCCTGCCGGTCGAGGTCTCGGCCATGACCGTCAACCGCTTCTGCTCCTCCGGCCTGCAGGCGATCGCCATGGCCGCGGAGCGCATCATGGCGGGCGGCGCTGAGGTAATCGTCGCCGGCGGCGTCGAGTCCATGACTATGATCCCCATGGGCGGCCACAAGGTCTCGTGCAATCCCTGGCTGGTCGAGAACTATCCCGACTCGTACCTCTCCATGGGCCTGACCACCGAGCGGCTGGCCAAGCGCTTCGGCATCACCCGCGAGCAGGCGGACGAGTTCAGCTACCACAGCCACCAGAAGGCGCTCGCTGCCATCGCGGCCGGCAAGTTCGACGAGGAGACCGTGCCCGTTCCGGTCAGCTTCACCACGCCAAACGGCTCCAAGCCCAAGCGCCACGACATTATTTTCAAGATTGACGAAGGCCCACGCGCCGACACCACGCTCGAGGCGCTCGCACACTTGAAGCCTGCGTTCCACGTCAAGGGCATGGTGACCGCCGGCAACTCGTCACAGATGTCCGACGGAGCCGCCGCCGCTGTGGTCATGTCCGCCGAAAAGGCGAAAGCGCTCGGCATCAAGCCGCTGGCGCGCTACGTCGCCTTCGCCACCGCCGGTTACAAGCCGGAGGAAATGGGCATCGGCCCCGTGTTCGCCATCCCCAAGGCTCTGAAGATGGCCGGCCTGAAGCTCTCCGACATCGACGTCATCGAGCTCAACGAAGCCTTCGCCGCGCAGTCGCTCGCTGTCATCAAGGAAGCAGAGCTGCCGATGGATAAGCTCAACCCCAACGGCGGGGCTGTCGCGCTCGGTCATCCGCTGGGCTGCACCGGCGCGAAGCTGACCGCCACCATCATCCGCGAACTCAAGCGCCGCAACGGACGGTACGGCATCGTGACCATGTGCGTCGGCGGCGGCATGGGCGCGGCAGGAATCTTCGAGAACATTCAGTGA
- a CDS encoding acyl-CoA dehydrogenase family protein: MATVAVPKTKLAGGSWLIEDHNTQQVFTPEDFTDEHQQIAQTTEEFSLNEIVPNAEKIEHKDYELQRELLRKASEIGIANVDVPEEYGGSEMDKVSSAIVGDRIAKNASFTTTWGAHCGIGTLPIVYFGTEDQKKRYLPRLAKAEIVGAYALSESTSASDAMNARAKAVLSPDGKHYILNGEKMWITNGGFADLFIVFAKVDGEKFTAFIVEKTFPGFSAGKEEKKLGIRGSSTTPIILNDCKVPVENVLGEIGKGHVIAFNTLNIGRFKLGAHSVGGARMALQQSIAYAKQRKAFGKTISEFGLIKEMLADIAIGVYVGEALVYRTVGMIDAALSDIDKKSADASTQIRKGIEEYAVECSILKVWGSEMIDYVVDHMVQIYGGYGFVEEYPAERVYRDARVNRIFEGTNEINRLIITGWLLKRAMSGQIALLPAIKKLMDEVLAGPTIGEEFEGPLADQRKMLTNAKKLGLLAAGIASQKFMMALADQQEIMGAIADMVIEGYAMDSALLRTQKLIERNGEAASKLAIAYTQVYLQSAFEKIESCARKVVAACADGDMLRTQMAIVKRLSKFEPVNVIALRQLIADRVTEAGKYVIA; this comes from the coding sequence ATGGCAACAGTAGCAGTCCCGAAAACGAAGCTGGCCGGCGGAAGCTGGCTGATCGAAGACCACAACACCCAGCAGGTGTTCACCCCGGAAGATTTCACCGACGAGCACCAGCAGATCGCGCAGACCACCGAAGAGTTCTCGCTCAACGAGATCGTTCCCAACGCCGAGAAGATCGAGCACAAGGACTACGAGCTGCAGCGCGAGCTGCTGCGCAAGGCAAGCGAGATCGGCATCGCCAACGTGGACGTCCCGGAGGAGTACGGCGGCTCCGAAATGGACAAGGTCTCCTCCGCCATCGTGGGCGACCGCATCGCCAAGAACGCGAGCTTCACCACGACCTGGGGCGCGCACTGCGGCATCGGCACTCTGCCCATCGTCTATTTCGGCACCGAGGACCAGAAGAAGCGCTACCTGCCGCGGCTGGCCAAGGCCGAGATCGTGGGCGCCTACGCGCTCTCCGAGTCCACCTCCGCCTCGGACGCCATGAACGCCCGCGCCAAGGCCGTGCTCTCGCCCGACGGCAAGCATTACATCCTCAACGGCGAGAAGATGTGGATCACCAACGGCGGCTTCGCCGACCTGTTCATCGTCTTCGCCAAGGTGGACGGTGAGAAGTTCACCGCGTTCATCGTCGAGAAGACCTTCCCCGGCTTCTCCGCCGGCAAGGAAGAGAAGAAGCTGGGCATCCGCGGATCCTCGACCACGCCCATCATCCTCAACGACTGCAAGGTCCCGGTGGAGAATGTGCTGGGCGAGATCGGCAAGGGGCACGTGATCGCCTTCAACACCCTGAACATCGGGCGTTTCAAGCTGGGTGCGCACTCGGTCGGCGGCGCTCGCATGGCCTTGCAGCAGTCCATCGCCTACGCCAAGCAGCGCAAAGCGTTTGGCAAGACCATCTCCGAGTTCGGCCTGATCAAGGAGATGCTGGCTGATATCGCCATCGGCGTCTATGTTGGCGAGGCGCTGGTGTACCGCACGGTGGGCATGATCGACGCCGCGCTCTCCGACATCGACAAGAAGTCCGCCGACGCCTCCACCCAGATCCGCAAGGGCATCGAGGAATACGCCGTCGAGTGCTCCATCCTGAAGGTCTGGGGCTCGGAGATGATCGACTACGTCGTGGACCACATGGTGCAGATCTACGGCGGCTACGGCTTCGTCGAGGAGTACCCGGCGGAGCGCGTATACCGCGACGCCCGCGTCAACCGCATCTTCGAGGGCACCAACGAGATCAATCGGCTGATCATCACCGGCTGGCTGCTCAAACGGGCCATGAGCGGACAGATCGCGCTGCTGCCCGCGATCAAGAAGTTGATGGACGAGGTGCTCGCCGGACCGACCATCGGAGAAGAGTTCGAAGGCCCACTGGCCGACCAGCGCAAGATGCTGACCAACGCCAAGAAGCTCGGGCTGCTGGCCGCAGGCATCGCGTCCCAGAAGTTCATGATGGCGCTCGCCGACCAGCAGGAGATCATGGGCGCCATCGCCGACATGGTCATCGAGGGCTACGCCATGGACTCGGCGCTGCTCCGGACGCAGAAGCTGATCGAGCGCAACGGCGAGGCGGCTTCCAAGCTGGCCATCGCCTACACGCAGGTGTACCTGCAATCGGCGTTCGAGAAGATCGAGTCCTGCGCGCGCAAGGTGGTCGCGGCGTGCGCTGACGGCGACATGCTCCGCACCCAGATGGCGATCGTGAAACGGCTTTCGAAGTTCGAGCCGGTCAACGTCATCGCGCTGCGCCAGCTGATCGCCGACCGCGTCACCGAGGCGGGCAAGTACGTGATCGCGTAG
- a CDS encoding zinc ribbon domain-containing protein translates to MPRYEYICHACEKSFEKILTLHEYEKGEVTCPYCGSDKVEQEAAAFFAVTSKKS, encoded by the coding sequence ATGCCCCGTTACGAGTACATTTGCCACGCCTGCGAAAAGTCCTTCGAGAAGATCCTCACCCTCCACGAGTACGAGAAAGGCGAGGTCACCTGCCCTTATTGCGGCAGCGACAAGGTGGAACAGGAGGCCGCCGCCTTTTTCGCAGTGACCTCGAAGAAGAGCTGA